The genomic window CAGCAACGATTCGTGAGCGTTTGGTTGTTTCTCACTCAGCGGAAGAAGTACAAGAAGGTCTAAAAAGTTTTTTTAGGATATAAACGGTGCGTAAGAAAAGGCGAGGCGGTTTATTTTTTAAGGTGTGTGTGTTGGGCTTAACAGCTTGGACTGCGCATTATTGTTTTTCAAATGCTAATACCCTAGAAACTATCTCATCATATGTTATGTACCCTGTTTTGGTTGCACAACATAAACTCATCGCTCCTATAAAAGCTTTATTTGATAATCGTCGTTCGATGCAAGAAATGCATGTGTTGTTGCAAAGCATGCAAGCTGAGCGAGACGAACTTCTTGCACAAAATGTCCAACTCAATTCTTTAATGAGCTACAATGAAGAAATCAAAGAGCTCATGCTTTTCAAAAAACAGTACAATAATGCCGATGCTATTTTGGCACAAGTTTTAGTTAGACATTTTTCTGACCAGTCCCATTATTTTTTAATCGATAAGGGCAGTAATGCTGGCATGAAGGTTGATATGGTGGCGATTTACAAGCAATGTTTGCTGGGCAAAGTAGTAGAAGTGCAGCCGCTGTATAGCAAGGTAATGCTTGTCACTGACACGGTGTGCAAAGTTGCTGCGTATTGTGCGCATACACAAGCAAGTGGCATTCACGAGGGCAACAACCAAGAGCAGATGACTGGCTTGCGCTATGTGAGCCACCTTACTGAAATTGAGACAGACGATTTGGTGCTTTCTAGTGGCGATGGTTTAGTATTCCCCAAAGGGTTCGCCTTGGGCAAAATTTCTTCATGTACGCCCGAGGGATTATTTTATGATGTTACCGTCAAACCGTTGTTAGATCTTCGTAGAATAGAACATTGCTTTATTATTCAAAAAGGTGCGGTCATGGGATTAGATGTTAATCCTGGATTAATGGCTTTGTGCGAAGAACACGAAAACAATATGCATGAACAAAAACAGCTCGCTCAAGTGAGTGTGCAGAACCAAGAACCTATCAAAATTGCTCCTATCGCTATGGAGCTCATGATGCCATTGCCGATGCAAGAGCCTGTTGTGTCTGTACAGGAATTAGTGCAACAACAGCGTTATGCCGCGCAGGATTTTTACGATTTCAAGCCAGTCATAGAATTACTGAACAACACCGTTGCTTAAATATCGTTGTTCCAAAAAACTACATAATTGTGTCATGCAATAACTGAACATCGACCCTTCATCGTCAGAGCTTCCTCCCAAGACATCAATCAAACTATTTTTTGTAAGCGGATGAACCCATTCGATTTCACCTTCAATGAGTGCCTTTTCTTTTAGCACGGCAATTGCTTGTTGTGCTGACCCTATCGTGTCAATCAAGCCGAGTTTAATGGCCTGGCGTGCAGTGAATATTTTTCCATC from Candidatus Dependentiae bacterium includes these protein-coding regions:
- a CDS encoding rod shape-determining protein MreC, translated to MLGLTAWTAHYCFSNANTLETISSYVMYPVLVAQHKLIAPIKALFDNRRSMQEMHVLLQSMQAERDELLAQNVQLNSLMSYNEEIKELMLFKKQYNNADAILAQVLVRHFSDQSHYFLIDKGSNAGMKVDMVAIYKQCLLGKVVEVQPLYSKVMLVTDTVCKVAAYCAHTQASGIHEGNNQEQMTGLRYVSHLTEIETDDLVLSSGDGLVFPKGFALGKISSCTPEGLFYDVTVKPLLDLRRIEHCFIIQKGAVMGLDVNPGLMALCEEHENNMHEQKQLAQVSVQNQEPIKIAPIAMELMMPLPMQEPVVSVQELVQQQRYAAQDFYDFKPVIELLNNTVA